Proteins found in one Quercus robur chromosome 2, dhQueRobu3.1, whole genome shotgun sequence genomic segment:
- the LOC126712907 gene encoding 14 kDa proline-rich protein DC2.15-like: MASKKLSAAILVISLLFYSTLSSACNSCNPTPVAPAPAGESCPKDTLKLGVCVDLLGLINLQLGTPPTSNCCALLTGLTNLEAALCLCTAIKANVLGINLNVPVSLSLLLSACQKTVPAGFQCQ; encoded by the coding sequence ATGGCTTCCAAAAAGCTCTCAGCAGCCATTCTAGtaatctctctccttttctaCTCAACACTCTCTAGTGCTTGTAATTCTTGCAACCCCACTCCAGTAGCTCCTGCTCCTGCAGGCGAATCTTGTCCCAAAGACACATTGAAGCTTGGAGTTTGTGTGGACCTTCTTGGACTCATTAACCTTCAGTTGGGAACCCCTCCTACCAGCAACTGTTGTGCATTGCTTACAGGCTTGACTAACCTTGAAGCTGCACTATGTCTTTGCACAGCCATTAAGGCCAATGTGCTTGGGATTAACTTGAATGTGCCTGTTTCACTTAGTTTGCTTCTTAGTGCTTGCCAAAAGACAGTTCCTGCTGGCTTCCAATGTCAATAG
- the LOC126696297 gene encoding uncharacterized mitochondrial protein AtMg00310-like — protein MSSFNIPNKVCNNLDSLTRRFWWKPKNQEGNILAWRSWDKLCFPKKQGGLGFKKAKEVNNALLAKLAWMIATKRDSLCMSILRTKYKISQNWLYADCPKRASPIWKAIEQAKKVIVKGACYSIRDGTTINVWQDPWAPWIQDFIPAPREAADAQRPLLVHHLFDPNLLCWKVDLVKALFDSPSAQAILSMLVPSKPSPDKLI, from the coding sequence ATGTCATCTTTTAATATCCCCAACAAGGTTTGTAACAACCTCGATTCCCTCACTAGAAGATTCTGGtggaaacccaaaaatcaagaAGGAAATATCCTCGCCTGGAGATCTTGGGACAAACTCTGTTTCCCAAAAAAGCAAGGAGGTCTTGGCTTCAAAAAAGCTAAGGAAGTTAATAACGCTCTTTTGGCCAAACTAGCTTGGATGATTGCAACTAAGAGAGACAGCCTATGTATGAGCATCTTAAGAACCAAATATAAGATCAGTCAGAATTGGCTCTATGCAGACTGTCCCAAACGTGCGTCACCTATATGGAAGGCCATAGAGCAAGCAAAGAAAGTCATTGTAAAGGGAGCTTGTTACTCTATTAGGGATGGTACTACTATCAATGTCTGGCAAGACCCCTGGGCTCCTTGGATTCAGGACTTCATCCCTGCCCCCAGAGAAGCAGCAGACGCCCAAAGACCCCTACTGGTACACCACCTTTTCGATCCAAACCTACTTTGCTGGAAGGTAGACTTGGTCAAGGCTCTATTTGACTCCCCATCTGCACAAGCTATTTTATCAATGCTGGTGCCTTCCAAACCGTCTCCAGACAAACTCATTTAG